In Anopheles arabiensis isolate DONGOLA chromosome 2, AaraD3, whole genome shotgun sequence, the genomic window gtttgtatttgtgacGTTTGAGATTGCTGCACTGTCAACAAACACGGCATCTGAGGATGCAACTGCATCACGAAATAATCTTCGTCTTTTTCCGTTTGGTAGTGCATCTGGGAGCAATTGATTGCTATGTTGCAAGGATGCCGAATGGGCCGTGGCGATTCCGGCAAAGCCATCCCGAATCTCCTGTATTACCGGTGGGACCAAGCTAGCCTTCAtggcatcaacagcagctgtGAGGGCTGCCTGAAACCCAACCTGCATACCCATGCCCTTGATCGCCTTGCTACGCGGATTCCCGATGGCGTTAGTACACCCAATGCAACTCCAGTGCAGGGAAGCCATCCGTTTCACTTCGTCGATGACCGATACAGGCACCTTAGTGCACGCCAGATGGTATGTACCCTCACAATATAGGCACGTAATTGACCCTTCAACCGGGCCCAGTGCTTCCGAACATGCATAACACACATCCTCCATTTTAGATGCCGCTGCAGATGAACGTCGAAGGAGCCACAAATAAAATCTAAATATATCGCGAACACGGTGGTTCTCGTCAGGAACACGATGGCAGGGTCACGAGACTACACTCATGGACACACTAAAAATTGTGCTGCTTATAGCAAAACCAGATTACACCAATAAAATAGCGGATAAATGCGGAGTGATAGCAGTAGACACGCTATGTTGACAACTGtcaaagcaagaaaaaagttGATGCAGCGGACAGGTTCCTGCGACGGTTGGGGCCGTTCCATACGGCTGTTCATCGGGGCCCGAAAATCGGCGGAAGGGGGCTTGATGGTACGAAGGTGACGGCAAGACTCCAAAAGCTTCAGCTTCTTCCGGAAATCTTCCATCGTGAGAAGCATGAAATGCAGGCTTGAAGTAATTTTCGGGCTTCTAAAGCCGTCGATGACGATCGGGATCAGTTCCGAATCGGGTATGTCGGCTTGGCCAGCTATGCGCTGCATGTCAAACAGGTAGTGGAGGGCAGATTCTTGGGGCTGCAGCCGACGATTGCGGAGTTGGCGGTACACAGATTCAGGAGTAGCGACGAAATGAAGGTTGTCGATTAGCTCCATCTTCAGTTCGTCGTAAGTGGTGACGACAAATGCTTTTGCGACGTTAGCTGCCGTGCCTGTGAGGAGCCGAAGAGTGAACAATAATTTATCCGCGTCGCATACCGCGTCGGTGAAGTGAGAAAAGGCGTTCCAGATCACGGAACCAGCGGATGACATCGGAATTTTTCTCAGCATCAAGCGGCTAGATGAAGGATTCGAAATCCTTTACACAGATGGCGGTCGGTTGCTGCGCCTCGAGTTGATGCACTTTCTGACGCAATTCGGCTAACTGTAGCTGCATTCGTAGCGCTTCGATGTGAGCCTCCATATCGTCGGAATCGCGGGGAAGGGGGGCGGCTACACCTTGGGCGGAGGGCAGATTAGCATTGGCGTCGGTGGTGTTGTTCGTCGAAGAGGCATCATTAACGGCGTCACCGCCATTTTCATGAGGGTGATACAAAATGTCGGCCTCGGGATGGTTTGCGCAAGCGGAAACCGATGCCATGGCCAAGGTGGTGGGCTGCGCTGCTCGGGGGGAACGAGCGACCAGCTCGAGAGAGGCTTAAAGTTGCCTAAGTTGTGTGACGGTGACGGTATTCGGCACATCGGCTTCGATGAGTGCCCGGCGAAGTTCGTCTTTGCCTACCATTTTATGAAATGGCGTTatgtcacacacacgcacgtacacagacacacgtatCCCGGCTGGTTAAGCGGCTTgcagtttagtttagtttattaatcgatggactatgaaaccctctcgagtcaaaatttgtttacaatacacATTAGATAACGTacagaacatttatatattgttatcGTTGAACGCATTCCAAACACTTAAAAGCGAAGTCAGTTCCGTTATCGTCATGCCAGGCTCGTAAATATCGTCAGCTGAATTTAAAAGACGGCACATACAAAGAAGGGAGTTGCGAGAGCCAAATGTTGTTCGGGTTTCAGCGACTGCCAGCATTGGTCGGCGACAAAGTATTCTGGCAGGAACATAGAGGTGAATCCTTGAAAGTAGCTCGGGACTGTCGATGGTTCCGTTTAAGATTCCCGTGATAAATACCAGTCTGGTGTGCTCAACACGTTTGGCGAGAGGCGGGatcccaagcagcaaacaccTAGTTCTGTAGTCGAGACGACGCGGCCAATCACGAAGGGCGGAGGGCGTTGCCTTCCGTTGGATGGACTCTAGCCGCGCAAGTGCCCGAGTAGATGCTAGCCACCAAACAATGCTAGCATATTCCAGCAGTGGTCTGATAAGTGCGCAGTACAGTGTCTTGAAACACATAGGATCACGATGCTCGCGCGTCATGTTTATGACCAAGCCAAGTAGACGATTGGCATTAGCGACTACTTGGTCTATCTGTTCTTCGAAGGAGAGTTTAGCATCTAGGAGGACTCCTATATCCTTTACACAGTTCAGTCTTTCGAGGTTCTGACCATCAAGCGTATAATTAAACAGCGCTGGAGCTCTTGAACGGCTGAATGAGATTATGGCGCATTTATCGATACAGACGCTTAGTgcgttacgcttgcaccaggaGACAAATTCAGTCAAAGTGGCTTGAAGTTGAAGATGGTCCTCGGGCTCACGGATTTCACGATAGATTTTAGCATCATCTGCGTAGAGTAGGCAACTATTATCCGGGAGTGCCGTGCACAAGTCGTTTATGTAGAGCAGAAACAATAGAGGCCGcaggttgctgccctgggGTACGCCGGAAGAGGCACCGATAGATCTAGATTGATGGGAGCCCATTCtaactgcatatgaacgaCCACATAAATACGATTTCATCCACTTTACCAGGGGTGGTGATAATCCAAGTCTATCAAGTTTTGCCAGAAGAATGTTGTGGGACACACTGTGAAAAGCCGCCTTAATGTCCGTGTAAATGGCATCAACCTGCATACCATCATCAATGGACTTATAACAGCCGCTATCGAATTGCATCAGATTTGTCGTAGTTGATCTCTTAGGCATGAATCCATGTTGGTTGGTGCTGATGTATTTGCCGgctctagcgccaggttgaataggagacaagcaagcccgtccccctggcgcagacccttggtggtagcaaaatgTCTTGAGGGTTTTCCATCCatcctcacctggcatgtgaagttggtcatagtcattctaactagccttatcagtttggccgggattctaaaaaagctcatagcgtcatacagttttaccctggctatgctatcatatgcggctttgaagtcaatgaagagatggtatgtgtcgtttctctattcagccatcttctccaagatctgccgcatggtgaagatctgatcagtggttgattttccatttcggaatcctctttgatagcaAAGAATCAATGCTGAAGGATCAATAATAACGTTATTTCTTTGTGTGACGTTTTTCTATTAAAAATAgctattatttaagtataaaatgggtACATGcccaactataacgataggaCACATAATTTCCAGGCGAATATAGaataaagcaacgaaaaagtCACATCACTGTGGATTTTAAAGGACTCATTCTAAATTCCCTttaactggtgcagtttaagaaTCCTGTgtaagggaatttgctcgaattcctGATTATTcatgctcgaaaatgtcaattgggtatGCTCGAATGCACCGCCAAAGATGATCCCGAGGATGCGTTGGTCGTCGTGTTTCGCCGCTGTCCATTGCATGCTATAAAGTAACATACCCATTCATCGTCGGCCAATGACGCAGCACGAGCGCGAGTGATACATCGTGACATCATCCGGAAAACTTGCCGCTGGGGTACGGTGGTGTTCTGAAGACTGCCGATTTTGATACGACCGACCTTGTTACGGGATTTCGGTGTACGAGCCGACCTTGTTCCGGTACGACGCTGTGCGTTTTGCTCGAGTATTTATCTCCCGAGATGGCACAATGTCTGCCGCACACTAAAACAGTCGATCTATGGACTTTGGGCGTGCTGGCGTACAAGCTGCTGTGCAGTAAGGCCCCGTTTTTGACGACCACTTATCAGGAATCGTACCGTAAAATCATGACGCTGCAATTTAAGATGCCGCCAGATGTGACGAAGCCAGTGGCGCATCTGATCTCGCGACTGTTCCTTTAGGAGCTGGCTAGCCGTATGCTGCTAAAAAATGTTGCGTCTATCCCTGGATTCACCACGTGCACAAAAAGTAAATCGGAACTGCTGCTACCATGTGAAATTTATCGCTATGTTCTCACTAAGTATGTTTATAAGATACCTATACcctttagtttttttaaccCCTTTCTCTTCTAAGAAGTAGTGGTATTGAATGTAGTAGTGATATGAAAAAAGCAAGTGTAATGATAAGTTATGATAAttgtcatttgtttgttcactcgaatgtttttatattttcttcgTGATCAACATCTGTTCCTATTTCAATCATCAACAAATATGCAAATGCAAAGCAAATATGGCAAAATATTTCTTAAGCTATAGACCGTCTTTGGATTGAGAGACTGCAATTGATGGGGTTGCATTGTGATGAACAAGATCGTGCTCAGCCTCTCGTGGTACCTTTGGTGCCTCAGTTTTATATAAAGGAGAGCGTAGAAGGGTATGGCTATATTCATTTCAGCGCAGCCATGCACCTTACAGTGCAACGATAAGATAgagtttatgttttgtttttgatgatttgttattGTAGCATAATTTGTTCAGCTATTTATATAGTGGACCTATTCATCCAGCTTCATGACGGTGTAAtttggaaaaggaaaacatattAATCATTCCCTATCCCCTAATAGCAGAAAGCTGGTCTCAATATAGGCTAGACGTAGTTCGATTTTCTCCCGGAGCACACACCAACCAGTGATTGACTATCCGGTTAGATGATACGAATAAGTCTTGTGAATATTTTTACATAACGTCAGCATGATCACGTATGTCGGTTATAGCGAGAATAAAGCATAaaacttatttatttgttacaaTATAAATAGGAATAAAGTGCAACGCTGTGCGGTCCCGTGATACAGTCATCAATTCGTACGACCTAataacatgcctgtcatgggttcaaaccacATACGGAACGTCTCCCCGAAGCAGGGATTAACTATACGGCAACATGGTACTAAACCAGTTTCGAAGGCCTGTTAAGTTCCACATGATCGCGTAGGTCGTTAAGCCAAATAGAAAGAAAGTGCTGCGTTGTCGGGATGGATACGATACAAGTGGTTCCGTCGAAACAGAAGGTGTTCTATCATCTATCAAATCGTTGTGTGAGAAATGGTACTAGCTTGCGAAATGGTTTGGTCAGTCTgcttcatgaaaaaaaaaatcaaaatacacCCAACTCTCTCTTCTTTGACAGGCGAAGAGACTGTCGAGTAAGAGCGGTTTTTAAATTACAGAGGTTGAATGTGAATGAaaaatacagtgaaccctctcttatttaagaggcgatgggactgtcgaataagaggggttttcaaattacagaagctgaaagtgaatgaaaggtccaaacaaacaagaaagagacagatcatttagtatgcagccttaactgttgctacaGGAAACTGTGCAtacgattgccaatttgagcatacatcattcatggcaacaccatacacaaatgagagggacacagatttcagaggttttccaaattagaggaacaaaaatgtactggaaatcaagggactgtgcaaaatgttcaaataagagaggtttttcaaattggagaggtgtcaaataagagagggttcactgtacaTATAAACTAGatagagacagaacatttagtttGCAGCCGtgactgttgctataggaaactgcgaacacgTTTGCAGATGGGAGCACACATCATTCAATAAATATatcaacaccatacacaaataagaggggtacagatttcagaggttttccaaattagagagacaaaaatgtactggaaatgaAGGAACTGtagaaaatgttcaaataaaagaggtttttcaaattgaagaggtgtcaaataattcaaattggagaggggTTCACTGTAGTAAGGTTTTTTCCTACTTCTCTTATTCGTCTTTGGACATAACTGTTGTCGTCCAAGGcatgcctgtaccactaatggGTTTATCAGTGTAATCGAGCTATTGATTGCCCACAGCAGGGttgtcagtcctacgtatgaggAGGCGGTCCATACGGAGCTTGagcccatgacgagcatgttgtttggAAAACTAGTTTAATGCATAACAATCAacttattttaattcattgaAGAACAGAGAAGCCAAAGCAATCGGAAACCGATTGAAGTTTTTAACGCTCGCAGGCCACAGCGGGCATTAAGCACTGTTGCGGAAGGTCAGTGTTTTACGAACAAGAGCCCAGTTGAAAAGAAAAGGACTATTTGAAGGGGAGTGATTAGTATTAACAAGTGATTGTCCTGATGATAGTTGTAAGAGTTTGTTCATTTTGtcaattaattattgtttaaaatacgTTCGTTCAAATAATGTTTGTCAATGAAACTAAAAGGTTAAGGCTAAAGATatagagagaaatagagaaatgTGAAATGTACTGCGATAGTTCCTTATGAGCATGGTCATCATAATAAgctatataaaaaaacatagtcCCCCGGTCATGTTAGTTTACGATCGTCAGCAACTGACATCGTATGCCAGCTAGCACCACGAGGAGGTAGGATTCGGAGTTCTAAGATAACGGATGCAGTTGGATACATCCGCTTCCTGGTATTAGCTATCCAGCTGGAAAGAGCTTGTTGGGATGAATTTTCGCTAACCGCCTTTGACCCGGTTCTGAAActatatttcaaatattttataacACACACgtttacatttaatttcacTTTTGCACTTACTTTTCTCGTCCCTTTACTAATCAGAATATTTACGTTTACTTATTAATCTGTGTTACGCTTACGGCTttcccgcacgacaaaatcgaccagttttgtagctcggattttcgatcgctttccgccaaaagcgatcgaaaaagcgagcagaaatgtcagggaaaacgcttggattccgatcgaagaaatatttcaatcctaaaatttcagcgctgaaaatttcgaaatatttcatttataaatttgcaacaagtttgaatgcgaaatatttcacagccatgggatgtgaaatatgtttgcagtttgagttcgagaagttttcgatcgctttgcgcagcgggttgtCTCTGCTCCTTACTCCTCGCTGGTTGGATTGCTTCTCTCGTTTCGCTGCGATTCTCTTGACGTTCGCCCTGTATGACTTTCGTCTCGTCAGGGGTGTCCAAACGCCAAGGGTGTCGAACGGTTTCGTCGCAACAGAGCTCGATGAATTcaaagtgtttaaaaatacgaagaataatatttaaatactTACTCAAACTCCTGAACTGATTGGTTGGCACGCAAGATGGTAAGGAAATTGTTGGGCTGGGCTCGCTTAAGCTGGTACTCGCGTAGATATTCTATCAAAGCTCCCCGGTTTGTGCCTTTAGATCTTAAAAAGGGCTTGACCCAGCGTCATAAATTCTCgatggtctgtgtgtgtactaaTGGATCGCTTGGGTCGACAAAATTTTCGGAATGGTTTATCATCTCGTGCTCATACCCTTTTCCGTCTAATCCGATGTAGGCACGCCAACCATCCGTCACAATTGTCGTTCCGGGGGCCACATTCTTCATTATAATGCCCTGCAAGTTGCCAGCGTCGCGTTTCTGAACCAGCTCCAGAAAAATCTCTTTTGTCTCCCGACAAATACCACCGACCAGCCAAACCTGGTTGTTGTCCGCGATGCGTCCTCTGTGGTACTTCCGTTTGGTAATGACGGACTCGTAGATCTCCACAGTGAGCCCTTCGCCTCCGATCTGTTTTCGGTGGGTTTCCACATATTCAGCGCTTATTTCACGGAGtattttgaaccattttagAATGGCTGTCTTACCTACaatgagataaaaataaaacaaaataaaaaattaatcaaaaccgactgattgaaaaaaaaatactaaaaataaattaccggCTGCACATTCAGCTTCCGCAACCATCCGCGTCGTATTTCGAGACCACCCGAAGGTTATCTCCATCAACTGGGATAGAGACAGCCTcgaatttttgaaaatactATCCGTGCGGACAGTACATTCCCAGCCGGTGCAGCTCGATGTAAGCTTGCAAATCCATTTGCAAGCATTGGAGCGCTTGGTTACCTTCAGCTTCATTTGTCTCTTGCACTTGCTGCATTGTTGCGTTGGCGGCAAGAGTTCCGCTTCCTGCAAAAGACGAACCAACCCTTCCTCATCCGCGGTAGGCTTCTTCAGGTCACTGGAATTTTTGACTGCTGCAAATATATCCATGGTAAATGGTTTGTCCTGATAATAAAACTTTCAAAAAGAGAGAATCTTTAATCTGTACACCACTTTATTGATCAAAACATTCAACTACATACGGAGCAATATTTTCCCGCGCGTCCAACACTTCCACACATAACCGATTTTACCCATTCGTAAGTACAATACATTTAAACACTCTTAACCGATATCGACGATTGATTGTGTGGTTTGTGAAGTAGTGATGTCCTGCTCGATCCACACCAACCGGATTGGAGACATCCGGAAGCAactcggagtcgttcgaaacGACTCGTAAGATTCAAGTAGGTTCAGTAGGTGCAGCGATTCCGGAAATCCGGCAGGTGCAAGAAAGTCCGTCGTTACCAAACGGAAGTATCACAGAGGACGGATCGAAAAGGATATGAGCACGAGATGATGAACCATTCCGAAAATTTTATCGACTCAAGGGATCCattaatacacacacagaccatcGAGAATTTATGGCGCTGTGTCAAGCCCTTTTTAAGATATAAAGACACAAACCGGGGAGCTTTGATAGAATATCTACGCGAGTACCAGCTTAAGCGAGCCCAGCCCAACAATTTCCTTACCATCTTGCGTGCCAACCAATCAGTTCAGGAGTTTGAGTAAGTATTTTAAACACTTTGAATTCATTTCGACACCCTTGGCGTTTGGACACCCCTGACGAGACGAAAGTCATACAGGGCGAACGTCAAGAGAATCGCAACGAAACGGGAGAAGCAATCCAACCAGCGAGGTAGCAGAGACAAAGCCGTAAGCGTAACACAGATTAATAAGTAAGCGTAAATATTCTGATTAACGGCACTTTGGACGCTTTCGACGTGCTGCTTTATTCATTTATGCAAGCCTGgcgcgatgtttttttttcaaaatattttgctttttgatAGTTGTTTAACAAAGAATAGATTTATTTCGTAGCCGAAAATGGGTTATTCATTGAGTTATTAGCAGATTTGACTGAGCAGGTTCAACTGCTAATATCTCAACGAATAATCCATTTTTCGGCTAGAATGCTACAGCGGAGCAAAGATTAACTTCTATTCTTTGTTAAACAACATACTTGTATCACAAATCAGCACTAAAAGCccaaacatttatttttgaaaaaaaaatgtaaacatcgcgGACGGCTCCAGCTAACATCCCCTGTGAAAAGACTTCataaaatggatgaaaatgaatgcggcggaatagaaaattatttcgggccaaatgaagtagcacgtcagaatagaaatacgtctcaagtgagatgaatagtgcagctcacatcgcaaagtgacttggtaaaccctgtactTTTCTCGTCCCGTTACTAATCAGAATATTTACGTTTACTTATTAATCTGTGTTACGCTTACGGCTTTGTCTCTGCTGCTTACTCCTCGCTGGTTGGATTGCTTCTCCCGTTTCGCTGCGATTCTCTTGACGTTCGCCCTGTATGACTTTCGTCTCGTCAGGGGTGTCCAAACGCCAAGGGTGTCGAACGGTTTCGTCGCAACAGAGCTCGATGAATTcaaagtgtttaaaaatacgaagaataatatttaaatactTACTCAAACTCCTGAACTGATTGGTTGGCACGCAAGATGGTAAGGAAATTGTTGGGCTGGGCTCGCTTAAGCTGGTACTCGCGTAGATATTCTATCAAAGCTATAGTTTCAGAACCGGGTCAAAGGCGGTGTTGGAACCTTTTCGCAAGATTCGATTGCGACCTTACAACCTGTTGTAAACGCGCGTTTTGAAATATGTAAGATATCGGTTCGGGTTTCAATCGATCGCGTTCGGTTCGGCAAGGataaaaagggcgacaggacacGGAGAAGGTCTCTAAACCAAAAGCGGGAATCGAAGActatttttttggcaaacgttgAACAATAAATCGTTTCGGCAAAGAATTTACACCGCCTTGGTTTTCATTTCGCAACAGGCGGTTAGCGAAAATTCATCCCAACAAATTCTGAAATTTTCTCCCACgtaagagaaagagatagaaggaTGGACACTACACCGAAGTGCCAGCTGTGCAGCCAACCACAGGATGGGAAAGCCACGATGGAGAAGTGCTGCTTGTGCACAAAATGGGAACATGCAACGTGTGCGGGACTGACCGTTACCGTCAAAGATCCAGCATCAAGGTATGTATGTTCCGCGTGCAAAATGAAGTAAGAGTCCACGGCCGCCAAAATTTCTTATGTGGCGTACTAGATGGTCGAGATAGAGATGCTGCTCTCTCATTTCTCTGCGACGCTTCGAAATTTGTTGTAGTATGCGTATTCAAGACGGCCGTATGTGCGTGCGCAACACATGCAAATGAGGTACCCTGTACCATAACAACAACTCTCTAACAATACACGCTTTCGTAGATGAAGGATCGACGTACTCACTAACCGACGAATCAATAACAACAGAGTTGGGTGTACACGGTAAAAAAACACCACTAACGCTTCAACGCTACAGGACATGTAACAAGGAAAGAGCCCAATTCCGAAGTAATAAACCTTTACATTTCCGGAAAAGATAGAAACACGAGGTACAGACTAGAGAACGTCAGAACGGTCGGCCGGCTAATGCTCCCAACACAAACACTTAATTACAAAGCACTGCAAGAAAGATATATACACCTTAGAGGGCTACCGATACAGAGCTACACACACGTGCAGCCACAGCTCCTGATCGGGTTGGACAACATTCGAGTCGGGGTACCGATCAAGCTCCGTGAAGGACAACCGTCCGAACCCATTGCTGCCATGTGTCGACTAGGTTGGTCGATCTATGGAGGAATAGTCCCAAAAAGGGTACCGACAGCGCTTGTAAATTTTCATGCCGTACCGCCAATAGATAGTGACAAAGAAGTAAACGACCAACTGCGAGACTACTTTACGATAGAGGACTATGGCTCGAAAACGGCAAGCGGAattttggatgatgatgatgatgatgacccaCCTCTGACCCCAacaaaggattttttttattattttttttttattaaaacaatacaatagaAGGTTCTTATCTACTAATTATCCTATCAAAGCTTTAAGTTCATGTTTATCCGATACCTCAAATATCGGTTTGTTTTCTATAAGTTCTATATAATTTACGAATAGACTCATAGCCTTCGCACGTTTTgttgaattcaatttttttaattccggTCTTAACATTTCAACTAATGTAGGGAGCCTTATATTATAAAATACTATTATTTCTGAAAAGATCCTCCAGtattgttcaattttttttgtatgttttaaatttgtgtTCATAATTGTCTTTGTTTCCACAAAAAGTACAATGTGGGTCAGTtatttctttatatttttgtttgaatttcagTTCTTcgcaaattattttttcatttactaaTAGATAATATGTACTTCTTTGATTAAAATTAAGCTTATTGCAGTTCAAATTTCGCCATACTTTTCTCCATTCCACTGATTGGCTGTTTTTTAGTTGTATAGGGGGAAGTGGAAGAAAGTCTAAAATAGTCGTATGAATTTGTCTAGCTGTGGGTTTTTGAATTATTGCATCTGTTAAATAAGCACATTCTTTTGTTATTACTTCCAAACATGGATAGAATTTGGGCACTGATTGAATGTTTGGAgggttttctatttttagcaaGAATTTAGAGGTAAAAGGCATATTAGTTTTTTCTTTAAGATGTCTATTGATCAGTAATGATGGTAGCTTTATGCTTGGTACGAGCAGATTTAGACCTCCTTTAGCTTTGGATAGCCCAAGTTGATTCATGCTGACCCTCAGTCCACCTTTAGGCCACATGAACTCACCCAGTAAGGATGTGAgcgttgctgtttgttttttgtgtgctgataTTATTGATCCTATGTACCTAAGTTTAGCTGTTAGGAATGTGTTTGATAATTTGGCTCTCTGTTGCAAGTTGATATCTCTGTTTGTGATGTTTGATTAGTTGTGCAAATGTTTGTGTGGTTCTATCccaatttaatttgattgttaatTATAGCGAGTTGGTGAAAATTATTCCCAAAATTTTTAAGCGATACTCTGTGCTAATCCAAGGAACTTTTAATTTGTTACGCTCT contains:
- the LOC120895073 gene encoding uncharacterized protein LOC120895073 codes for the protein MLQGCRMGRGDSGKAIPNLLYYRWDQASLHGINSSCEGCLKPNLHTHALDRLATRIPDGVSTPNATPVQGSHPFHFVDDRYRHLSARQMMPLQMNVEGATNKI